A region from the Oncorhynchus keta strain PuntledgeMale-10-30-2019 chromosome 5, Oket_V2, whole genome shotgun sequence genome encodes:
- the LOC118372692 gene encoding zinc finger protein 883-like isoform X2, translating into MDRDRASPSPSTLPESPGHNSPGIALLLDLKRVSVLLVDCRKTPGQSGTVREGHEEGEGDGDLISSRDTPNHRSLSGRGLSSGEPQHVAEETEKSLSRSEHLKKHQQGHTGKKPHHCCSDCGKSFTSQSGFIIHCDQCGKSFAASNTFKSNVRIHTGERPYSCDQCGKRFNHSGSLTTHQLKHTRVKPYSCDQCGKSFAVASALTTHQRTHTGEKPYSCDQCGKSFAVSGKLTRHQRTHTGERPYSCDQCGKSFAVSGKLTRHQRTHTGEKPYSCDQCGKSFAVASSLTVHQRTHTGEKPYSCDQCGKSFAAASALTTHQRTHTGEKPYSCDQCGKSFAVASSLIIHQRVHTGEKPYSCDQCGKSFAAASALTTHQRTHTGEKPYSCDQCGKSFAVSSALIVHQRVHTGEKPYSCDQCGKSFAAASALTTHQRTHTGEKPYSCDQCGKSFAVSGKLTRHQLTHTGERPYSCDQCGKSFAVASNLIRHQVTHTGERTYVCLCGKSFARASSLTTHQRTHTGEKPYSCDQCGKSFAVSEKLTTHQRTHTLERPCTLVRKKPYICDQCGKRVSQLCTLYSHL; encoded by the exons ATGGATCGG GACAGAGCTAGTCCGTCCCCCTCCACCCTGCCGGAGTCCCCTGGTCACAACTCTCCTGGTATCGCCTTACTGCTGGATCTGAAGAGGGTTTCTGTGCTGCTGGTCGACTGCAGGAAAACACCAGGGCAGAGTGGAACTGTGAGAGAAGGACacgaggagggggagggagatggagatctGATTTCATCAA GGGACACCCCTAACCATCGTTCTCTTAGTGGGAGGGGCTTATcgtctggggagcctcaacatgttgctgaggagacagagaagagtctctccagatcagaacatCTCAAGAAACACCAGCAGGGACACACAGGGAAGAAACCTCAccactgctgctctgactgtgggaagagtttcacaAGCCAGAGTGGCTTCATTATTCactgtgatcagtgtgggaagagttttgctgCATCTAACACCTTCAAATCTAATGTAAGAATTCATACAGGAGAGaggccttatagctgtgatcagtgtgggaagcGCTTCAATCATTCAGGCAGCCTGACTACACACCAGCTAAAGCACACTAGAGTGAAGCCTTATAGTTGTGATCAGTGTGGAAAGAGCTTTGCTGTAGCTTCCGCCCTGACTACACACCagcgaacacacacaggagagaagccttatagctgtgatcagtgtggaaaGAGCTTTGCTGTATCAGGAAAACTAACTAGACACCagcgaacacacacaggagagaggccttatagctgtgatcagtgtggaaaGAGCTTTGCTGTATCAGGAAAACTAACTAGACACCagcgaacacacacaggagagaagccttatagctgtgatcagtgtggaaaGAGCTTTGCTGTAGCTTCCTCCCTGACTGTACACCagcgaacacacacaggagagaagccttatagctgtgatcagtgtgggaagagctttGCTGCAGCTTCCGCCCTGACTACACACCagcgaacacacacaggagagaagccttatagctgtgatcagtgtggaaaGAGCTTTGCTGTAGCTTCCTCCCTGATTATACACCAGCgtgtacacacaggagagaagccttatagctgtgatcagtgtgggaagagctttGCTGCAGCTTCCGCCCTGACTACACACCagcgaacacacacaggagagaagccttatagctgtgatcagtgtggaaaGAGCTTTGCTGTATCTTCCGCCCTGATTGTACACCAGCgtgtacacacaggagagaagccttatagctgtgatcagtgtgggaagagctttGCTGCAGCTTCCGCCCTGACTACACACCagcgaacacacacaggagagaagccttatagctgtgatcagtgtggaaaGAGCTTTGCTGTATCAGGAAAACTAACTAGACACCagctaacacacacaggagagaggccttatagctgtgatcagtgtgggaagagctttGCTGTAGCTTCCAACCTGATTAgacaccaggtaacacacacaggagagagaactTATGTCTGTCTATGTGGGAAGAGCTTTGCTCGAGCTTCCTCCCTAACTACACACCAGCGAAcgcacactggagagaagccttatagctgtgatcagtgtggaaaGAGCTTTGCTGTATCAGAAAAACTAACTACACATCAGCGAACACACACATTAGAGAGGCCTTGCACACTGGTGAGAAAGAAGCCTTATAtctgtgatcagtgtgggaagcGTGTCAGTCAGTTATGTACCCTTTATTCACacctgtaa
- the LOC118372692 gene encoding zinc finger protein 883-like isoform X3, which yields MDRDRASPSPSTLPESPGHNSPGIALLLDLKRVSVLLVDCRKTPGQSGTVREGHEEGEGDGDLISSRDTPNHRSLSGRGLSSGEPQHVAEETEKSLSRSEHLKKHQQGHTGKKPHHCCSDCGKSFTSQSGFIIHCDQCGKSFAASNTFKSNVRIHTGERPYSCDQCGKRFNHSGSLTTHQLKHTRVKPYSCDQCGKSFAVASALTTHQRTHTGEKPYSCDQCGKSFAVSGKLTRHQRTHTGERPYSCDQCGKSFAVSGKLTRHQRTHTGEKPYSCDQCGKSFAVASSLTVHQRTHTGEKPYSCDQCGKSFAAASALTTHQRTHTGEKPYSCDQCGKSFAVASSLIIHQRVHTGEKPYSCDQCGKSFAAASALTTHQRTHTGEKPYSCDQCGKSFAVSSALIVHQRVHTGEKPYSCDQCGKSFAAASALTTHQRTHTGEKPYSCDQCGKSFAVSGKLTRHQLTHTGERPYSCDQCGKSFAVASNLIRHQVTHTGERTYVCLCGKSFARASSLTTHQRTHTGEKPYSCDQCGKSFAVSEKLTTHQRTHTLERPCTLVRKKPYICDQCGKRVSQLCTLYSHL from the exons GACAGAGCTAGTCCGTCCCCCTCCACCCTGCCGGAGTCCCCTGGTCACAACTCTCCTGGTATCGCCTTACTGCTGGATCTGAAGAGGGTTTCTGTGCTGCTGGTCGACTGCAGGAAAACACCAGGGCAGAGTGGAACTGTGAGAGAAGGACacgaggagggggagggagatggagatctGATTTCATCAA GGGACACCCCTAACCATCGTTCTCTTAGTGGGAGGGGCTTATcgtctggggagcctcaacatgttgctgaggagacagagaagagtctctccagatcagaacatCTCAAGAAACACCAGCAGGGACACACAGGGAAGAAACCTCAccactgctgctctgactgtgggaagagtttcacaAGCCAGAGTGGCTTCATTATTCactgtgatcagtgtgggaagagttttgctgCATCTAACACCTTCAAATCTAATGTAAGAATTCATACAGGAGAGaggccttatagctgtgatcagtgtgggaagcGCTTCAATCATTCAGGCAGCCTGACTACACACCAGCTAAAGCACACTAGAGTGAAGCCTTATAGTTGTGATCAGTGTGGAAAGAGCTTTGCTGTAGCTTCCGCCCTGACTACACACCagcgaacacacacaggagagaagccttatagctgtgatcagtgtggaaaGAGCTTTGCTGTATCAGGAAAACTAACTAGACACCagcgaacacacacaggagagaggccttatagctgtgatcagtgtggaaaGAGCTTTGCTGTATCAGGAAAACTAACTAGACACCagcgaacacacacaggagagaagccttatagctgtgatcagtgtggaaaGAGCTTTGCTGTAGCTTCCTCCCTGACTGTACACCagcgaacacacacaggagagaagccttatagctgtgatcagtgtgggaagagctttGCTGCAGCTTCCGCCCTGACTACACACCagcgaacacacacaggagagaagccttatagctgtgatcagtgtggaaaGAGCTTTGCTGTAGCTTCCTCCCTGATTATACACCAGCgtgtacacacaggagagaagccttatagctgtgatcagtgtgggaagagctttGCTGCAGCTTCCGCCCTGACTACACACCagcgaacacacacaggagagaagccttatagctgtgatcagtgtggaaaGAGCTTTGCTGTATCTTCCGCCCTGATTGTACACCAGCgtgtacacacaggagagaagccttatagctgtgatcagtgtgggaagagctttGCTGCAGCTTCCGCCCTGACTACACACCagcgaacacacacaggagagaagccttatagctgtgatcagtgtggaaaGAGCTTTGCTGTATCAGGAAAACTAACTAGACACCagctaacacacacaggagagaggccttatagctgtgatcagtgtgggaagagctttGCTGTAGCTTCCAACCTGATTAgacaccaggtaacacacacaggagagagaactTATGTCTGTCTATGTGGGAAGAGCTTTGCTCGAGCTTCCTCCCTAACTACACACCAGCGAAcgcacactggagagaagccttatagctgtgatcagtgtggaaaGAGCTTTGCTGTATCAGAAAAACTAACTACACATCAGCGAACACACACATTAGAGAGGCCTTGCACACTGGTGAGAAAGAAGCCTTATAtctgtgatcagtgtgggaagcGTGTCAGTCAGTTATGTACCCTTTATTCACacctgtaa
- the LOC118372692 gene encoding zinc finger protein 883-like isoform X1, with translation MFLLEERIASTMDRDRASPSPSTLPESPGHNSPGIALLLDLKRVSVLLVDCRKTPGQSGTVREGHEEGEGDGDLISSRDTPNHRSLSGRGLSSGEPQHVAEETEKSLSRSEHLKKHQQGHTGKKPHHCCSDCGKSFTSQSGFIIHCDQCGKSFAASNTFKSNVRIHTGERPYSCDQCGKRFNHSGSLTTHQLKHTRVKPYSCDQCGKSFAVASALTTHQRTHTGEKPYSCDQCGKSFAVSGKLTRHQRTHTGERPYSCDQCGKSFAVSGKLTRHQRTHTGEKPYSCDQCGKSFAVASSLTVHQRTHTGEKPYSCDQCGKSFAAASALTTHQRTHTGEKPYSCDQCGKSFAVASSLIIHQRVHTGEKPYSCDQCGKSFAAASALTTHQRTHTGEKPYSCDQCGKSFAVSSALIVHQRVHTGEKPYSCDQCGKSFAAASALTTHQRTHTGEKPYSCDQCGKSFAVSGKLTRHQLTHTGERPYSCDQCGKSFAVASNLIRHQVTHTGERTYVCLCGKSFARASSLTTHQRTHTGEKPYSCDQCGKSFAVSEKLTTHQRTHTLERPCTLVRKKPYICDQCGKRVSQLCTLYSHL, from the exons GACAGAGCTAGTCCGTCCCCCTCCACCCTGCCGGAGTCCCCTGGTCACAACTCTCCTGGTATCGCCTTACTGCTGGATCTGAAGAGGGTTTCTGTGCTGCTGGTCGACTGCAGGAAAACACCAGGGCAGAGTGGAACTGTGAGAGAAGGACacgaggagggggagggagatggagatctGATTTCATCAA GGGACACCCCTAACCATCGTTCTCTTAGTGGGAGGGGCTTATcgtctggggagcctcaacatgttgctgaggagacagagaagagtctctccagatcagaacatCTCAAGAAACACCAGCAGGGACACACAGGGAAGAAACCTCAccactgctgctctgactgtgggaagagtttcacaAGCCAGAGTGGCTTCATTATTCactgtgatcagtgtgggaagagttttgctgCATCTAACACCTTCAAATCTAATGTAAGAATTCATACAGGAGAGaggccttatagctgtgatcagtgtgggaagcGCTTCAATCATTCAGGCAGCCTGACTACACACCAGCTAAAGCACACTAGAGTGAAGCCTTATAGTTGTGATCAGTGTGGAAAGAGCTTTGCTGTAGCTTCCGCCCTGACTACACACCagcgaacacacacaggagagaagccttatagctgtgatcagtgtggaaaGAGCTTTGCTGTATCAGGAAAACTAACTAGACACCagcgaacacacacaggagagaggccttatagctgtgatcagtgtggaaaGAGCTTTGCTGTATCAGGAAAACTAACTAGACACCagcgaacacacacaggagagaagccttatagctgtgatcagtgtggaaaGAGCTTTGCTGTAGCTTCCTCCCTGACTGTACACCagcgaacacacacaggagagaagccttatagctgtgatcagtgtgggaagagctttGCTGCAGCTTCCGCCCTGACTACACACCagcgaacacacacaggagagaagccttatagctgtgatcagtgtggaaaGAGCTTTGCTGTAGCTTCCTCCCTGATTATACACCAGCgtgtacacacaggagagaagccttatagctgtgatcagtgtgggaagagctttGCTGCAGCTTCCGCCCTGACTACACACCagcgaacacacacaggagagaagccttatagctgtgatcagtgtggaaaGAGCTTTGCTGTATCTTCCGCCCTGATTGTACACCAGCgtgtacacacaggagagaagccttatagctgtgatcagtgtgggaagagctttGCTGCAGCTTCCGCCCTGACTACACACCagcgaacacacacaggagagaagccttatagctgtgatcagtgtggaaaGAGCTTTGCTGTATCAGGAAAACTAACTAGACACCagctaacacacacaggagagaggccttatagctgtgatcagtgtgggaagagctttGCTGTAGCTTCCAACCTGATTAgacaccaggtaacacacacaggagagagaactTATGTCTGTCTATGTGGGAAGAGCTTTGCTCGAGCTTCCTCCCTAACTACACACCAGCGAAcgcacactggagagaagccttatagctgtgatcagtgtggaaaGAGCTTTGCTGTATCAGAAAAACTAACTACACATCAGCGAACACACACATTAGAGAGGCCTTGCACACTGGTGAGAAAGAAGCCTTATAtctgtgatcagtgtgggaagcGTGTCAGTCAGTTATGTACCCTTTATTCACacctgtaa